Within the Indicator indicator isolate 239-I01 chromosome 1, UM_Iind_1.1, whole genome shotgun sequence genome, the region TAGAAGATTGCAGAATTCCTTTTTTCTAATGTCCTGATTTGGGCAAGTACCTTACAGCTCCTCTGtgcttaaaatatttaaatgagaATATGGAAATATGTGACAGCCAATAGCATATTTTTAGAAGGTGGTGAAAATGGTTTTAGTgttatttcagaaaataaaagaatatgCTTAAGCTAGAGATATCAtctgaaaagacagaagaaagccAACCTTTGCACTTCAGCATTGTTTTGAATAGATTAAAGAAAGGACAGCTCTCTGGTCTCATGTCCTAGAAGTCTTTGCATTGCATATGGAATGCATCATAGTGAAGGACAGGACATACTAATAACTTTTCCTCTGATTTTCTACATCCAAAGACTGAGATGACCTTATATACCTAATTGTCTTCAACTGTATACATAGCAACATGTGTTCAAGTTAACTATGAGCTGAGGTGGGCTTggacaggaaggaaaggacttAGGAATTTAATCTGAACCCTGACAAGGTCTGTGGGAATGGAGGCCAAAACTTGGGAGATGGAAGGTAGGAATTCAGGCTAAAGCTGGGAGGTACGTTCAGAAAAAGCAGTGGTGTAGGCTGGGAGAACAGTGGGTGTGTCAGACTAGATAACTGAAGAGACAGCAGAGAAAGGAGCAACTacagattaaaatattttgcaataaTTAGGTTGGAACACTTACAATGCAAAACTCTTAAAACTTTAAAGAGCAGATAAAATTCTCTCCACCTCTTCTCCCTATTAAAAACCACAAgacttccccctcctcccaggCATGCAACAATTCTCATTCTTCACTTTCTCTAAGCTAAGCTTGCTAGGcacagggcaggacacacacacacacacaacccacAGCTTTACTGAAGGAAAGCCAAAATTTTGATCATCTTATGACAACccacaattttttttgttgcctAATTCATTGAATGCATGAAGAATTGTATAAATTAGGTGGTATTCACAAATTCTGTGCAGGGGTGAAACTTCCTGTCTTATCAAGAGGTCCACTAGAatcaaagctgtggagaaacTCTCAGCTATGAATTCTCCTTGACCtcaaaaataaagatttttttataaCATGAAACAGCCCTTGCAGGAAAATCTCACCACAGAATATGTATGCTAGCCCATCTAAAGTAAGACACAACCCCAGGTTGTGCTAACTATCCCTGTTtcagttttattcttttttttatttgggttAGACAAGTATTTCTTCTGATCTAAAGTGATTGTTGGGGTCATAGGTATGTTTCACATATGAGGTTAGGTATGGCACCaaaaattatttggttttggctacaagatcagaaaaaaaatgtctaaatacctaaataataattattacaGTTACATAAAAACCATACAACATCAAAAaattacaacaacaacaaaaaaatcccaaaccaagaatccaaaccaaccaaaaaaaaacccaccactaacatcaacaaaaaacccaaaccagcaaaaATCCCAACGAGCCTTAGCTTGGGAAACAGACTATTCTCCAGACTATTTTGGTAGGACAAAAGTTAACAGGCCAGATTGTTATGTGATCTTGCATTTATTCATTTTCACCCAGTGCTCCTTTGGTTGCTATTTTGTAATCCCTTAGTCCAAAATTCAATTTCCAGTGGcttcttatttattttgatCTTCATGATTTAAAATTCCTACCGGAATGAGCAGCACCACAAGCCTTTCTGACAGGATCAGCAAACAGCACAGGTATGCAATCAGCACCTGGAGCTGCTATTGTTACACCTTTCTGATTCGTGACTATTCCATCATAGCTGTCAGGCTCTGTCTTTCCCATAATACACACAGCATTAGCATGATCAATCTGTcaacacaaaaccagaacatGGACAGTGATATGGTAGCAAAAAACCTCAGTTCTGACTAatgcaagggttttttttttggcatgaaACACTCTTCTGCATCAGCTGGTTATGTGTGGGAATCAGACACTCCCTTGCCAAGATGTCACACAGATGTATCAGTACAAAGCCACCATGAAAGTGATggtgtatttttctttaaaaagaaaatgctctgATCATTTATCAGATTAATCTACTCTGTGGTAAGTTAAATGACAGAGTATACTTAGAAGAAACAGTGCTTCTCCATATATAGTTCCCTATGGCAGATAGTTTTGATGGCTATTCCCACAGATCAATTGCCAGCATAATGTTTGGAGTGTCCTGTCTCTCACAAGTTCTTGCTGAGTAAGGTAAGACTAATGCCTACAGTTTTAGCCAGTGATACATGAAGGAAGATTTGATCTATTTACATAAATTCATTGTCTGATAAGGTACCTTGACTCTGTGAAAAGTCTCTGGGTTAAATCCTGCAGCATTAGCTAGCCGGCGGAGGTTTTCTTTAACAACAATTTGTGGGTCCCTCCGCTTGGAACTGCTGAAGAGGTTACAAGAGCTTAGAGTTGGTATGTAGGAGATACCACCTGCCCTTGTGGTGAATCCATGTAGGAAGATATCATCTGtcaaggcaaaaaagaaaacaaatggttGTTTTCAACACAAAACCAGTCCAGATATTACATGTGTTTTATACTGAAGAGATCTGGAATCAGTCAATGAAGTTGAGTATTGCTTTACCTTGTATTTAGCCATGGCATTTAAATGTAAGGATTCTAAATTTCCTTCTTGCTCATAATCCTAATCTTCTGAGGTCAAGGTAGAGAGGTTTGACAAAGAAGGGGTCCTGGCAGACAATAGCATCCTGGGACGCATTGAGacgagtgtgaccagcaggtccatAGAGTCTATCCCCCCAacttactctgccctggtgaagcctcatctggagtactgttccagttctgggcaccccgGTTCAAGACAGACAAGGAGCTGCTTGAAAGGGTACAGCaaaaggctacaaggatgattaggggactagaacatctttcttatgaagaaaggctgagagacttggggctttttagcttaGAGAACAGACAATCgaggggagatcttatcaatgattgtaaatactgtaaagggtgggtgcccagtgacaagacaagaggtaaCTGGGCacaaaacacaggaagttccatataaacaggaagaggaacttctttgaggGTCAtagagcgctggaacaggctgcccaggagccattcaaaaccttcctggacactgtcctgcacaacctgctctacgtgaacctgctctggcagaaggactgggttagatgatcttcagaggtcccttctaaatcctatcattctgtgattctgtcttttCAGAAAGCAATGGTAACTCTCACTACGTGATTCTCACAGAGGTGAGCGGTTTTAACACCTGCAGCCATGCTCTCACTAAACGTGGGCCTCTCTTTCATCTGATCATCCCCCAGGCCTGGAACAGACTTGCCAGTCTTTTGCTATTATCTCTGTTGACACTTCCCCCTCTTATGGACATGATGCATCACTGCAACATCATACAGAGTTATTTGCTGCCTGAAGATATTTCCAAGTCTTACCCATTTTCCAATTGCCTTCAAGAAGTATACTTAGGAATAGTCTACAAAATCTACTAGGTGGGATTCTCTTTACCTGGAATCAGGGAAGATCTGAGGATGGTGAGTTCCCCATTCAGGCTTGGCAGGCTTTCCAAGTACATCTGAATCTCACTTTGGATGAGCACCACATCCTGTATTTGCCTTCCACTCTGAGGTTCAGCTATCTGTAGGTTTTCATAATCAGATGTCACCTGTAAATCCTCAAATTCAAACTGGTAGACTGATGTAAAGAGATGGTCTATATAGACTTTCATTGCATCTTTTCTTACGGATGAGAGAATAACTTTAATGATGCTTAAGTCTTTTTCATCCAGTCTTTGTTTGATGGTatacaaagcagcagctgtactCAGAGCATGTACCACTTCCAGTCTTTTCTTCAGACTCTGAAAATCTCTCAGAGCTGGAAGCAAGGACTCTTGTTCACCTTTCCATTCACACCTCTGACTATGGCAACACATGACATAAACAAATGGAGCAGGTATAGAAGAGCATTTCTCAATAGTTTCCAGCGTGTTATATAGTAACCCTTGGATGTTGTTCTGCAAGTTGGCTGGTAGGCTGAAGAGATCTATCAGTATTGCTTCCACCATATTCCAGGGTATTTAAGGATTCCTACAAGTAGTTCCTGCAAGTAGAAAGTAACAAAACatgaaatacaaacaaaaaggcaagaCATCATCATTAACTACAGAGTTCTGTATTCAGTGCTACTGCATTCAGTGCACTGCATTCAGTGATACTGTGTAGAGATATCTCTGTGTAGAGATACTGATGTAGCAGTAACTACCATCTTAGGATTTCCTCACTGCATCAAAAGTAGTGGAAATAGGAATTATTACGTATTTACTTAAGAGTTTAAGTACTTCCCTACCACCCAGACTAACTCAGGTTTTTCCAGGTCATGGAAAGGTCAGTACATAATATTAGAGTTATTGAATCAATTAACCCAGATTAGCCTCATGGATCTTGTTGATCTCTGACTGTTGGGCCTTCCTCCAGTTCCCATGAGTGGAACCAAACACAGGTCTCTAAGTATGCTGGAACTGGAGAAGTTTCTGTAATAATATTTTTTGTGGCATGTTATGAACTTATTGTTGAGGTGGAGCTCACGTCTACTACCAGTCTTGGCAGCAGGGGTGCTGAGATATGAGCACAATGACATCTTTCCTACAAGCCTTCACACAACTTTTTGCACTTCTCCTTTTTGCATTACCAAAAGCATTGACTTGATAATTTCTGACGTCTTTGTAGAGGGACACGATTGGTATAGTTCTTCTTTTCAACACACACAGGAACTCAATGCAGGCTACTAAAACTTTACCTACTAATAAAAGAAGTacacagaagtaaaaaaaaaaaaatatatagtacTGTGCACAACTTCTTTGCTCAACTTTTTCACTATGCTAGCTGCA harbors:
- the LACC1 gene encoding purine nucleoside phosphorylase LACC1, producing MVEAILIDLFSLPANLQNNIQGLLYNTLETIEKCSSIPAPFVYVMCCHSQRCEWKGEQESLLPALRDFQSLKKRLEVVHALSTAAALYTIKQRLDEKDLSIIKVILSSVRKDAMKVYIDHLFTSVYQFEFEDLQVTSDYENLQIAEPQSGRQIQDVVLIQSEIQMYLESLPSLNGELTILRSSLIPDDIFLHGFTTRAGGISYIPTLSSCNLFSSSKRRDPQIVVKENLRRLANAAGFNPETFHRVKIDHANAVCIMGKTEPDSYDGIVTNQKGVTIAAPGADCIPVLFADPVRKACGAAHSGWKGTLLGVSMATVNAMVSEYGCNLKDILVVLGPSVGPCCYKLPHESAKEFHRIDPSCVRLFDSSDPYIDIRRATRILLESGGILPENIQDDSVTDQNQNITFCTACHPDKFYSHFRDGANFGTQIGFISIKD